In a single window of the Zea mays cultivar B73 chromosome 5, Zm-B73-REFERENCE-NAM-5.0, whole genome shotgun sequence genome:
- the LOC118472019 gene encoding uncharacterized protein, which produces MLVSVVELERISQRTSDTTTLSLLSRVSRRLRRAAARCGCRSLAGVDVQLPVPRMQQDVLPPMCAVGPSTAGLSSSRSTRDTFENVAQDDDDDDDDDAGAGAGAAGQVEIGPSQLQDAPTTQPSQLTPRRRRPRDPYTPGTDALGAKGKGKTRRK; this is translated from the exons atgctcgtatctgttgttgaactcgagcgtatctcacagagaacttcagatactactacgctatcgttactatca agggtatcacgtcgtcttcgtcgagcagcggctcggtgtggatgccggtctctagcgggcgttgacgtgcagctgcctGTGCCTCGTATGCAGCAGGACGTTCTGCCTCCCATGtgtgcagttggaccatctacagcaggactcagctcgtcgcgatcgacgcgggacacgtttgagaacgtggcccaggacgacgacgacgacgacgacgacgacgctggcgctggcgctggcgccgcaggtcaggtggagattggaccgtctcagttgcaggatgctcctacaactcagccatcacagctgacaccacgtagaaggcgtccacgagacccttacactccaggcaccgacgctcttggggccaagggcaagggtaagactaggaggaaatga
- the LOC118472018 gene encoding uncharacterized protein, translating to MTMTSELFGYRIKYGKAWRAKQRAWKMIYGDWEEGYEKLPALFNAMKAKNPGMHYEYIPKPNEWRNGKEIFYRAFWCFSQCVEAFRHCRPVLSIDGTFLLGKYKGTLLVAISCDADNSLVPLAFALVERENRDSWSWFLRLVRIHVVGPGREVGVISDRHQGILNAVQEQITGYAPMHHRWCTRHLAENLLRKDHSKANFPLFEEVCRQLEVSFFEDKLKELQDATNAEGKNWIAGLLREPHKWTRAYDEGGWRFEFQTSNMAESFNSVLKGIRGMPVNAIVTFTFYRLVAWFNDRHAQAKAMQTRGQRWAPKPTSHLNNAKERAHRHEVQCFDEELGKYEVTTLGGITSDDEVRPSRTHVVLLDAFWCGCGKPRQYHFPCSHYVAAARHRNFAFESRIPSEFSVESLVRTWSPRFEPFLDESQWPTYTGPVYVADPAHRWDKRGSRKRSRCNMVMDQVSGRSRRGRASPFLVDPEQNECGKCGRLGHNSRTCIWTLSQDGAVPLAGPSLRRAPQGPSHRRGRGVARSAGPDPRPVSGGDEVR from the exons atgaccatgacttcggagctgtttggttacaggatcaaatatgggaaagcatggagggcaaagcagcgagcatggaagatgatatacggggattgggaggagggttacgagaagttaccagcattgttcaatgcaatgaaagcaaaaaacccaggcatgcattacgagtacatccccaaacctaatgaatggaggaacgGCAAAGAGATATTTTAtcgtgctttctggtgtttctcgcagtgcgtagaggccttcaggcattgtcgtcccgtgctctctattgatggtacttttcttcttgggaagtataagggcacattgttggttgccatatcatgcgacgcagacaactcactggttcctttggcatttgctttggtggagagggagaacagagatagttggtcttggttcttgcggcttgtacgcatccatgtcgtaggccctggacgcgaggttggtgtcatatctgacagacaccaaggtattcttaatgcagtgcaagagcagattactggctacgcacccatgcaccacagatggtgcactcgacatctagcagaaaatcttcttcgaaaggatcatagcaaggctaacttccccctttttgaggaggtatgtcgtcagttggaggtttcgtttttcgaggataagttgaaggaactacaagatgcaacaaatgctgaaggtaagaactggattgctggattgctgagggaaccgcacaaatggacaagggcctacgacgaaggtggctggcggttcgagtttcagactagcaacatggccgagtcatttaacagtgtgctcaagggtatacggggcatgccagtcaatgctatagtaacattcactttttataggcttgtggcttggtttaatgatagacacgcgcaggccaaggcaatgcagacccgagggcagagatgggcacctaaaccaacatcacaccttaataatgcaaaggaacgtgcccatagacatgaggtacaatgctttgatgaggagctgggtaaatacgaggtaacaacaCTAGGCGGCATAACTTCGGACGATGAGGTGCGACCTTCGAGGACACATGTcgtgttacttgatgcattctggtgcggatgtggtaaacctagacaataccattttccatgttctcattatgttgcggccgcacgtcatcgtaactttgcatttgagagcagaataccttctgagttcagtgtagagagcttagtacgtacctggagccctcgttttgagccatttcttgatgagtcacaatggccaacgtacaccggtccggtatacgttgctgatccagcgcatcgatgggacaaacgtggtagtaggaaaaggagccggtgcaacatggttatggatcaggtttccggtcgcagtaggagaggacgagcgtccccctttctcgtggacccagagcagaatgaatgcggaaaatgcggtagacttggccacaactcacgtacatgcatttggacacttagtcag GATGGCGCAGTTCCACTTGCTGGACCCTCACTACGACGAGCACCACAGGGGCCGTCTCACCGCAGAGGGAGAG GTGTTGCCCGTTCTGCGGGTCCGGACCCACGACCGGTTTCTGGAGGAGATGAGGTACGATGA